A genomic region of Leptospira mtsangambouensis contains the following coding sequences:
- the sucD gene encoding succinate--CoA ligase subunit alpha has protein sequence MAVLVDENTRVVVQGITGKEGSFHATQMLEYGTKVVAGVTPGKGGQIWTSEFGKTAPVRNTIKDAMKEDGANAAVIFVPPPFAADAILEGIFAEIPLVVCITEGIPTHDMLKVYSVLRNSKTKLVGPNCPGVINPRYSVKMGIMPGFIHTPGNIGIVSRSGTLTYESVASLTAAGLGQSTCIGIGGDPVPGMNHVEAVRLLNEDPDTEGIVMIGEIGGTSEEEAAAYIKAHVKKPVVGFIAGQTAPPGKRMGHAGAIISGGMGTATSKIAAMKDAGVSICAHIGEVGDKMKAALKK, from the coding sequence ATGGCTGTATTAGTTGATGAAAATACAAGAGTAGTCGTCCAAGGGATCACCGGTAAGGAAGGATCCTTTCATGCGACTCAAATGTTGGAATATGGTACAAAGGTAGTTGCGGGAGTAACTCCAGGCAAAGGTGGCCAAATCTGGACTTCTGAGTTTGGAAAAACGGCTCCAGTTCGTAACACCATTAAAGATGCAATGAAAGAAGACGGTGCAAACGCTGCCGTAATCTTTGTTCCGCCTCCATTTGCTGCGGATGCAATTTTAGAAGGTATTTTTGCTGAAATCCCACTTGTGGTTTGTATCACAGAAGGAATCCCGACTCACGATATGCTCAAAGTATACAGTGTGCTCAGGAATTCTAAAACAAAACTAGTAGGACCAAACTGCCCGGGCGTCATTAACCCTCGTTACAGTGTAAAAATGGGAATTATGCCAGGTTTTATCCACACTCCAGGAAATATTGGAATCGTTTCTCGTTCTGGAACTTTGACTTATGAATCCGTTGCTTCCCTCACAGCAGCAGGCCTTGGCCAATCTACTTGTATCGGAATCGGGGGAGACCCAGTTCCAGGGATGAACCACGTAGAAGCAGTTCGTCTTTTGAATGAAGATCCAGATACTGAAGGCATTGTGATGATTGGTGAGATCGGTGGAACTTCGGAAGAAGAAGCTGCTGCTTACATCAAAGCTCATGTCAAAAAACCAGTGGTTGGTTTTATCGCAGGCCAAACAGCTCCTCCAGGAAAACGTATGGGCCATGCCGGTGCGATCATTTCTGGTGGAATGGGAACTGCCACTTCAAAAATTGCAGCAATGAAAGACGCTGGTGTCAGCATCTGTGCTCATATTGGTGAAGTTGGTGATAAAATGAAGGCTGCCCTTAAAAAATAA
- the sucC gene encoding ADP-forming succinate--CoA ligase subunit beta: MKVHEYQAKEILRRHNANVPFGKVIDTVGDFEKAYNEVVQKSPVVVVKAQIHAGGRGKGGGVKVAKTKDDAKAAAEKILGMQLITPQTGPEGKKVLKVYLEQGLEIAKEYYLSILLDRAIRKTIIMASTEGGMEIEEVAETHPEKIIKIQVDPGIGIQGSQVRELAFALGIPAEAQKSFTALVNSVYNAYIKEDAALLEINPLILTKQNEIIAGDCKMDLDENALYRHADNEALRDITEEDPYEVKAKEYNLNYVKLDGNIGCMVNGAGLAMATMDIVKLAGAEPANFLDVGGGANPTTVENGFRLILSDPNVKGIFVNVFGGIVRCDRVAVGIIEATKKVNVTVPVVVRLKGTNAEEGKKILNESGMNIVGVEGLRDAADKIVSLIKK; encoded by the coding sequence ATGAAAGTCCACGAATACCAGGCCAAAGAAATCCTACGTAGACACAATGCCAACGTTCCCTTCGGAAAGGTCATCGACACTGTCGGTGATTTCGAAAAGGCATATAACGAAGTTGTCCAAAAATCACCCGTAGTGGTGGTGAAAGCCCAAATCCACGCAGGTGGACGAGGAAAAGGTGGTGGAGTCAAAGTCGCAAAGACAAAAGATGACGCCAAAGCTGCAGCAGAGAAAATTCTCGGAATGCAACTCATCACTCCTCAGACCGGCCCAGAAGGAAAAAAAGTTCTCAAAGTTTATTTGGAACAAGGTCTTGAAATTGCAAAAGAATACTACTTATCGATCCTTCTCGATCGTGCCATCCGTAAAACCATCATCATGGCTTCTACAGAAGGTGGAATGGAAATCGAAGAAGTAGCTGAAACTCACCCAGAAAAAATCATCAAAATCCAAGTTGATCCGGGTATTGGAATCCAAGGTTCACAAGTGCGAGAACTCGCCTTTGCTTTAGGAATCCCTGCAGAGGCACAAAAGTCTTTTACAGCTCTTGTGAATTCAGTATACAACGCATACATCAAAGAAGATGCGGCTCTACTTGAAATCAACCCTCTCATCCTTACAAAACAAAATGAAATCATTGCAGGTGACTGTAAGATGGATTTGGATGAAAACGCTCTTTATCGCCATGCTGACAACGAAGCTCTTCGTGATATCACAGAAGAAGATCCGTATGAAGTAAAAGCAAAAGAATACAACCTCAACTATGTAAAATTAGATGGAAACATTGGTTGTATGGTAAACGGTGCCGGTCTTGCCATGGCAACGATGGACATCGTTAAGTTAGCTGGTGCAGAGCCTGCAAACTTTTTGGATGTTGGAGGTGGGGCAAACCCTACTACCGTGGAAAACGGCTTTCGACTCATCCTTTCTGATCCAAACGTAAAAGGTATTTTTGTAAACGTGTTTGGTGGGATCGTTCGTTGTGACCGTGTTGCTGTTGGTATTATCGAAGCAACAAAAAAGGTAAACGTGACTGTTCCTGTAGTGGTTCGATTAAAAGGAACCAATGCAGAAGAAGGGAAAAAAATCCTAAACGAATCCGGTATGAACATTGTGGGAGTGGAAGGACTCCGTGACGCGGCAGACAAAATTGTCTCCCTAATCAAAAAATAG